The following proteins are co-located in the Rippkaea orientalis PCC 8801 genome:
- the rlmD gene encoding 23S rRNA (uracil(1939)-C(5))-methyltransferase RlmD — protein MDQDYQQGSLVELEITDLSNSGDGVGHFDGRAIFVPDTVTGDRALVRLLRLKQQYAYGKLQKLLTPSNYRIRPSCIVADKCGGCQWQHIDDSYQRTVKQNHVIQSLERIGGFSDPPVVPILSSPEVLGYRNKVTYPLGRSATGKVQGGYYRRNSHHLVNLNQCPIQDARLNPLLADIKKDIEEQGWSIYDEENHQGRLRHLSFRIGRRTGEILLTLVSTSKTLQNLPEQAQTWLDRYPNLVGVALNHNPNPGNVIFGEETLPIAGRPYISEIFAGLELHLGSDTFFQINTEAAEILFNTLIEQLDLTGTETVIDAYCGIGTFSLPLAQRVKQVIGLEVNPNSISQARKNAQLNGIDNVSFLAGTVETLLPQLSCSPDIILLDPPRKGCDHQRRKDEATVTEILRNLQPSYLVYISCQPPTMARDLQKLCQGNLYDLLWVQPMDFFPQTAHVESVALLRLNG, from the coding sequence ATGGACCAAGACTACCAACAAGGAAGTCTCGTTGAATTAGAAATTACTGATCTGAGTAATAGTGGAGATGGTGTAGGACACTTTGACGGACGCGCCATTTTTGTTCCAGATACCGTAACTGGCGATCGCGCCCTAGTCCGCTTACTCCGTCTCAAACAGCAATACGCCTACGGAAAACTGCAAAAACTCCTCACCCCGTCTAACTACCGCATTCGTCCGAGTTGCATCGTCGCCGATAAATGCGGAGGATGTCAATGGCAACATATTGACGATAGCTACCAACGCACCGTTAAACAGAATCATGTTATCCAATCCCTAGAGCGTATCGGTGGATTTTCCGATCCTCCCGTGGTTCCCATCCTCTCCTCCCCTGAAGTCTTAGGCTACCGTAACAAAGTCACCTATCCCCTAGGACGATCAGCCACCGGAAAGGTTCAAGGAGGATACTATCGTAGAAATAGCCATCATTTAGTCAATCTTAACCAATGTCCGATCCAAGATGCCCGTCTTAATCCTCTCCTGGCAGACATCAAAAAAGACATTGAAGAGCAAGGATGGTCGATCTACGATGAAGAGAACCATCAAGGACGATTACGCCATCTCTCCTTCAGAATTGGACGGCGTACCGGAGAAATCCTCCTCACCTTAGTCAGTACCTCCAAAACGCTGCAAAATCTCCCCGAACAAGCGCAAACATGGCTAGACCGTTATCCCAACTTAGTCGGTGTTGCCCTCAATCATAACCCCAATCCAGGGAACGTTATCTTTGGAGAGGAAACCCTCCCCATCGCTGGTCGTCCCTACATAAGTGAAATCTTTGCCGGACTAGAACTCCATCTAGGATCGGATACCTTCTTTCAAATTAACACCGAAGCAGCAGAAATCCTCTTTAATACCCTTATTGAGCAACTCGACTTAACAGGGACTGAAACCGTTATTGATGCTTACTGTGGCATTGGAACCTTTTCCTTACCCCTGGCACAACGAGTTAAACAGGTCATCGGACTTGAAGTTAACCCCAATTCTATCAGCCAAGCCAGAAAAAACGCTCAACTCAATGGCATTGATAATGTTAGCTTTCTTGCTGGAACCGTAGAAACCCTGTTACCTCAATTATCCTGTTCTCCTGATATCATTCTCCTCGATCCCCCGCGCAAAGGGTGCGATCACCAAAGACGCAAAGACGAGGCCACGGTCACTGAAATTCTGAGAAACCTCCAACCCTCTTACCTGGTCTATATCAGTTGTCAGCCACCAACGATGGCACGGGATCTCCAAAAACTCTGTCAAGGAAATCTTTATGATCTACTTTGGGTACAACCAATGGACTTTTTTCCGCAAACCGCTCATGTTGAATCCGTTGCCCTTCTCAGACTGAATGGTTAA
- a CDS encoding ATP-binding protein: MISISLPPTKKSWTTMSFTSTLYLCPVLDLLLTNVPSDLKPEIRLGLQEALVNAAKHGNKLDPSKSIVVNFSVTEEGYSWVISDEGVGFSANCNCHDLPSEHLPPEEAESGRGLCLLHAIFDQVHWDQHGTRVKLCKQVKNPPKMP; encoded by the coding sequence GTGATTTCTATTTCACTGCCTCCTACTAAAAAAAGCTGGACAACCATGAGTTTCACATCGACTCTTTATCTGTGTCCAGTCCTTGATTTGTTACTCACTAATGTTCCTTCAGATTTAAAGCCAGAAATCAGGTTAGGACTACAAGAAGCTTTAGTTAATGCAGCTAAACACGGTAACAAATTAGATCCGAGTAAATCCATTGTTGTTAACTTTTCTGTGACAGAGGAAGGCTATTCTTGGGTAATTTCAGATGAAGGGGTTGGATTTTCAGCAAATTGTAACTGTCATGACTTGCCTTCCGAACATCTACCTCCCGAAGAGGCAGAAAGTGGACGGGGTTTATGTTTGCTACACGCCATTTTTGATCAAGTGCATTGGGATCAACACGGAACACGAGTCAAACTCTGCAAACAGGTCAAAAACCCTCCCAAAATGCCCTAA
- a CDS encoding DUF6439 family protein: MSQTHQLSNREQQQTVSSLELAQTLAAQLAIAPNDWHRLKNNRQAQAQQQIASALVFLLKDQPQEALAHLTQAVGWLDHSVSPLPCPGHTEVKGQKS; encoded by the coding sequence ATGTCTCAAACCCATCAACTATCCAATCGTGAGCAGCAACAGACTGTCAGTTCCCTAGAACTCGCTCAGACACTAGCTGCACAACTAGCGATCGCCCCTAATGATTGGCATCGCCTTAAAAATAACCGTCAAGCACAAGCTCAACAGCAAATTGCTTCTGCTTTGGTGTTTCTACTCAAAGATCAACCCCAAGAAGCCTTAGCTCACTTAACTCAAGCCGTTGGTTGGTTGGATCACTCAGTTTCCCCCCTTCCCTGTCCAGGGCATACTGAAGTCAAAGGTCAGAAGTCATAG
- a CDS encoding DNA-directed RNA polymerase subunit omega translates to MAKNFAWDSAEIVARADKLMEVASNRYRIVVQIARRAKRCRYEEQENGDGSMLKPVMRAVLEMSDELTEPEILRDHLN, encoded by the coding sequence GTGGCAAAGAATTTTGCGTGGGATTCAGCAGAAATTGTAGCTCGGGCTGATAAACTAATGGAAGTAGCTTCTAACCGTTATCGCATCGTAGTTCAGATAGCCAGAAGAGCAAAACGGTGTCGTTATGAAGAGCAAGAAAACGGCGATGGTTCCATGCTTAAACCCGTCATGCGGGCTGTCTTGGAAATGTCCGATGAATTAACAGAACCTGAAATTTTACGCGATCATCTCAATTAA
- the ylqF gene encoding ribosome biogenesis GTPase YlqF: MPTIQWYPGHISKAERQLKEQLNRVDVVLEVLDARIPLASHHPQIPQWIGQKPRILVINRVDMIPESVRQQWLSWFTHNNETPYFTNAKQGTGVKAILKAAQQTGVAMNERRRDRGMRPRPVRAVVIGMPNVGKSALINRLLGRKIVESARRAGVTRQLRWVRISEAIELLDSPGVIPGKLENQKDAAKLAICEDIGEAAYDNQEMAAILVDLLVELNFEQILPSRYQIDPLDMSGEEYVHALGYERYQGDLERAALQLLNDFRKGFMGAIPLEFPPDVKA, encoded by the coding sequence ATGCCAACAATTCAATGGTATCCTGGACACATTTCCAAAGCAGAACGACAACTCAAAGAACAACTCAACCGAGTGGATGTTGTTCTCGAAGTCCTCGACGCACGAATACCCCTTGCTTCCCATCATCCCCAAATTCCCCAATGGATAGGACAAAAACCCCGAATTTTAGTCATTAACCGCGTGGATATGATTCCAGAGTCCGTCCGTCAACAATGGTTAAGCTGGTTCACCCACAACAACGAAACCCCCTACTTTACCAATGCTAAACAAGGAACGGGGGTAAAAGCCATCCTCAAAGCAGCCCAACAAACGGGAGTAGCCATGAATGAGCGAAGACGCGATCGCGGAATGCGTCCCCGTCCCGTTCGTGCTGTCGTCATCGGAATGCCCAACGTAGGCAAATCCGCCTTGATTAATCGTCTATTAGGGCGTAAAATCGTGGAAAGTGCCAGACGTGCGGGTGTTACCCGTCAACTGAGGTGGGTTCGCATTTCTGAGGCAATCGAACTTCTAGACTCTCCAGGGGTAATTCCAGGGAAGCTAGAAAATCAAAAAGATGCGGCAAAACTCGCCATCTGTGAAGATATTGGCGAAGCTGCCTATGATAATCAAGAAATGGCGGCTATCTTAGTTGATTTACTCGTTGAGTTGAATTTTGAGCAAATCTTACCCTCTCGTTATCAGATCGATCCTTTAGACATGAGTGGAGAAGAGTATGTTCATGCACTGGGCTATGAACGATACCAAGGAGACCTAGAAAGGGCTGCCTTGCAATTACTCAATGATTTTCGCAAAGGGTTTATGGGAGCTATTCCCCTAGAATTTCCCCCAGACGTAAAAGCTTAA
- a CDS encoding PEP-CTERM sorting domain-containing protein, whose translation MFSLAKLIDFRGGVKLSLLIAGGIFSVLMNQSAQATTFKNSQYFLTTLDTWTGAQAQAQAIGGNLVTVNDLEEHQFLLDTFGTAEPLWIGFTDQDEEGIFKWISGESVTFTNWVLAEPNNAGGGEDYTVMNVHLPGGWNDASGTESLRGIIEVQSVPEPLTILGVGTAIGFGTAFKRKLTKNTKKK comes from the coding sequence ATGTTTAGTTTAGCAAAACTTATTGATTTTCGGGGGGGGGTAAAGCTTAGTTTATTAATTGCTGGCGGTATTTTTTCTGTCTTGATGAATCAATCGGCTCAGGCTACTACTTTCAAAAACAGTCAATATTTCCTAACAACATTGGATACATGGACTGGGGCACAAGCACAGGCACAAGCAATAGGCGGTAATTTAGTAACCGTTAACGATTTAGAAGAGCATCAATTTTTGCTTGATACCTTCGGAACGGCTGAACCTTTATGGATTGGATTTACCGATCAAGATGAAGAGGGTATATTTAAGTGGATTAGCGGAGAATCTGTAACATTTACCAACTGGGTTTTAGCTGAGCCCAATAATGCTGGTGGTGGAGAAGACTATACTGTCATGAATGTACATTTACCAGGAGGCTGGAATGATGCGAGTGGAACAGAATCCTTAAGGGGAATCATTGAAGTTCAATCTGTACCCGAACCCCTAACTATTTTAGGTGTAGGAACCGCTATTGGTTTCGGTACTGCGTTTAAACGGAAACTGACTAAAAATACCAAGAAAAAATAA
- a CDS encoding ComEC/Rec2 family competence protein translates to MSRERWTIFSLAYITGLLATGVWGFPNPHPTLQQWLFVIVILGLLPFIVAWFLKQFSVRCPSAKFWLGVSLVAILGAIYFQFRVPQPSVNDISRIFSKNTSYYQFVTVSGKILSEPRLTSNQGQKFWLKAQKVDLNSSDHSDAKRVSGKLYVTIPLKTKNQLYAGQTITITGGLYKPRSPTNPGAFDFRAYLASQGTYAGLKGERIIHLGNVPFWGWWKLRQPIVNSFTQGLGSPEGLLLSSMVLGRQAVDLSVEIRDLFMKTGLAHVLAASGFHVVLLLGIILRLTRNLSPKQQLIIGISSLFFYGGLTGLQPSICRAILMGTAVLIGQTVQRKIIILNSLLLAATLLLLWQPLWIWDLGFQFSFLSTFGLIVTIPPLMKRLDWLPPAIATLIAVPLAATIWVLPLSLYKFSILATYSIPTNIITSPLITAISIGGMISSAIAFISPILGSFVVKILYYPVYFLIKLLEIIVHLPGSYYAVGKLSLGVMLLIYVILVLIWLNPFWQRYWKLAALFSLGLIILPIIYQNLTLIKVTILEAKSNPVVVIQDRGKVSLINLGNEEAIKYTILPFLSQQGINKIHAVLVFDSQSIRDWLIVNPYITVDLFFHNVGETQSNSHQLSSGQIIKLGSTFIELVANQPLLVSFKLSNQSWLWITQNIQKQTLPQKALNIPNLAVLWSGKSVSLKQLIKLNPKVAIANSSYIPKKVRQELETRNIDFYWTRQDGAIQWTPKKGFITTGITGEQNEF, encoded by the coding sequence ATGAGTCGTGAGCGTTGGACAATCTTTAGTTTAGCTTATATTACAGGATTATTAGCGACAGGGGTTTGGGGGTTTCCTAATCCTCATCCTACCTTACAGCAATGGCTATTTGTGATAGTAATTTTGGGGTTACTTCCTTTTATTGTTGCTTGGTTCCTTAAACAATTTTCGGTAAGATGTCCTTCGGCTAAATTTTGGTTAGGGGTTAGTTTAGTTGCTATTTTAGGGGCAATCTATTTTCAGTTTCGGGTTCCTCAACCAAGCGTTAATGATATTAGTCGAATTTTTTCTAAGAATACTTCTTATTATCAGTTCGTAACGGTTTCAGGAAAAATTTTATCAGAACCTAGATTAACCTCTAATCAAGGACAAAAATTTTGGCTAAAAGCACAAAAAGTTGACCTTAATTCCTCAGATCATTCTGATGCTAAAAGGGTAAGCGGAAAGTTATATGTTACCATTCCTTTGAAGACAAAAAATCAGCTTTATGCAGGTCAAACAATAACTATTACTGGAGGGTTATATAAACCGCGATCGCCTACTAATCCAGGGGCTTTTGATTTTCGCGCTTATTTAGCAAGTCAAGGAACTTATGCGGGGTTAAAAGGAGAGAGAATTATTCACTTAGGAAACGTCCCTTTTTGGGGATGGTGGAAGTTACGACAGCCTATTGTTAATAGTTTTACCCAAGGGTTAGGATCTCCTGAAGGGTTACTCCTCAGTTCGATGGTTTTGGGACGACAAGCGGTTGATTTATCGGTGGAAATTCGGGATTTATTTATGAAGACTGGATTAGCTCATGTCTTGGCTGCTTCAGGGTTTCATGTGGTTTTATTATTGGGAATTATTCTGCGATTAACGCGAAATTTATCTCCTAAACAACAATTAATTATCGGAATAAGTAGTTTATTTTTTTATGGAGGTTTGACAGGACTACAACCGAGTATTTGTCGGGCTATTTTAATGGGTACTGCTGTTTTAATTGGACAAACAGTACAAAGAAAAATTATTATATTAAACTCTTTATTGTTGGCAGCAACTCTGTTATTATTATGGCAACCCTTATGGATTTGGGATCTAGGATTTCAATTTAGTTTTTTGTCTACCTTTGGCTTAATTGTAACTATTCCACCGTTAATGAAGCGATTAGATTGGCTTCCCCCCGCGATCGCCACTTTAATTGCTGTTCCCTTAGCTGCAACTATTTGGGTTTTACCCCTATCTTTATACAAATTTAGTATCTTAGCAACCTATAGTATTCCTACTAATATTATTACCTCTCCTTTAATTACAGCCATTAGTATAGGAGGAATGATCAGTAGTGCCATAGCATTTATATCTCCAATTCTGGGTAGTTTTGTTGTTAAAATACTTTATTATCCTGTTTATTTTTTGATTAAATTATTAGAAATTATTGTTCATTTGCCAGGTAGTTATTATGCTGTAGGTAAGCTTTCATTAGGAGTTATGCTCCTCATTTATGTTATTTTAGTTTTAATTTGGTTAAATCCCTTTTGGCAACGCTATTGGAAATTGGCAGCATTGTTCAGTTTAGGATTAATTATTCTGCCGATTATTTATCAAAATTTAACCCTAATCAAAGTCACTATTTTAGAAGCGAAATCTAATCCAGTTGTCGTTATTCAAGATCGCGGTAAAGTGAGTTTAATTAATTTAGGAAATGAAGAAGCTATCAAATATACTATCTTACCATTTTTATCCCAACAAGGCATTAATAAAATTCATGCTGTTTTAGTCTTTGATTCCCAAAGTATAAGAGATTGGTTAATCGTTAATCCTTATATTACAGTGGATCTCTTTTTTCATAACGTTGGGGAAACTCAATCTAATTCTCACCAACTCTCTAGTGGACAAATTATCAAATTAGGGTCAACTTTTATTGAACTTGTAGCCAATCAACCCCTTTTAGTCAGCTTCAAGCTTAGTAACCAATCTTGGTTATGGATAACTCAAAATATCCAAAAGCAAACTTTGCCACAAAAAGCCTTAAACATACCTAATTTAGCGGTATTATGGTCAGGGAAAAGTGTTTCGTTAAAACAGTTAATAAAACTTAATCCCAAAGTGGCGATCGCTAACTCTTCTTATATTCCCAAAAAAGTCCGTCAAGAATTAGAAACTAGAAACATAGATTTTTACTGGACTCGTCAAGATGGGGCTATTCAATGGACTCCAAAAAAAGGATTTATAACGACAGGAATTACGGGAGAACAAAATGAATTTTAA
- a CDS encoding DICT sensory domain-containing protein, with amino-acid sequence MNPPITSELSLYQLTQSLACPPPSLTVKASTLRTWVETLIQFLIQQKIEATIWAKLPNNLTWLSPLESYQQEGLAQSIYLCSIGNNHKTSPGKSSISVTDSLSNTGIISIVLEASSQLKREYFCLIISPQLCSLILAQEKSSSSAQESPSGQLQSSLLKLVYSFDLQIIEPIFTAIKQGISITDTTPAELLTDSVLPFRLPSAIDGSLLTQLWYAYLNANLLSSELSTPEKSSTKESSALVSSVALNEDFLNALARELSTPLTNIKTALRLLESMQHKREPRQRYINLIKGECDRQNSLINGLQDLAQLNHRVEKTDSCVKLEDLVPGIVSTYQPIAEEQGIRLGYTIAAGLPPVACPSAWLRQILRNLLHNSLKFTGAEGRVYVQAALKGEEVELIVTDTGIGIEHSDLAKIFENFYRGRNTIGEDTAGPGLGLAIVRQLINQCGGKIAVTSQVGKGTIFRIALPVVMSA; translated from the coding sequence ATGAATCCTCCTATCACGTCAGAACTTTCCCTCTATCAACTAACCCAGTCCCTAGCTTGTCCTCCTCCCTCTTTAACCGTCAAAGCAAGTACCTTGAGAACGTGGGTAGAAACGCTAATTCAATTCCTCATTCAACAGAAAATCGAGGCAACTATTTGGGCTAAACTACCCAATAATTTAACCTGGTTAAGTCCTTTAGAATCCTATCAACAAGAAGGACTTGCCCAATCTATTTATCTATGTTCGATTGGAAATAATCATAAAACATCTCCTGGAAAATCTTCGATTTCCGTCACAGATAGTTTATCTAACACGGGTATTATTTCTATCGTTTTAGAAGCAAGTTCTCAACTGAAACGAGAGTATTTTTGCTTAATTATTTCCCCCCAATTATGTAGCCTAATTCTTGCCCAAGAAAAGTCTTCTTCATCGGCACAAGAAAGCCCATCTGGACAACTTCAATCCTCCCTTCTCAAGCTGGTGTATAGTTTTGATCTGCAAATCATTGAACCGATTTTTACAGCTATTAAACAAGGAATTTCTATTACCGATACAACGCCGGCTGAACTCCTAACAGACTCTGTTTTACCCTTTCGATTACCCTCAGCAATTGATGGCAGCTTATTAACACAGCTTTGGTATGCTTATCTCAATGCTAATTTATTATCTTCAGAGTTATCAACACCCGAAAAGTCCTCAACAAAAGAGTCGAGTGCGCTTGTTTCAAGTGTTGCCTTAAATGAAGACTTTCTCAATGCTTTGGCGCGAGAATTGAGTACTCCTTTAACTAATATCAAAACAGCCTTGCGTTTACTAGAATCGATGCAGCATAAACGCGAACCTCGCCAAAGATATATTAACTTAATCAAGGGAGAATGCGATCGCCAAAATTCCCTCATTAATGGACTACAGGACTTAGCCCAACTTAACCACCGTGTTGAAAAAACCGACAGTTGTGTCAAACTTGAAGACTTAGTTCCAGGGATTGTTAGTACCTATCAACCCATTGCTGAAGAACAGGGTATTCGCTTGGGATATACCATTGCTGCTGGTTTGCCCCCCGTTGCTTGCCCCAGTGCTTGGCTAAGGCAAATTTTGCGTAATTTATTACATAATAGTTTAAAATTTACTGGAGCCGAAGGTCGAGTTTATGTCCAAGCCGCCCTCAAAGGAGAGGAAGTCGAATTAATCGTCACCGATACAGGTATTGGAATTGAACATAGTGACCTTGCTAAAATTTTTGAGAATTTTTATCGCGGTCGCAATACCATCGGAGAAGACACCGCCGGTCCCGGATTAGGATTAGCCATTGTCCGACAATTGATTAACCAGTGTGGGGGAAAAATTGCTGTTACCAGTCAAGTTGGCAAAGGAACCATCTTTAGAATAGCTTTACCCGTCGTCATGTCCGCGTGA
- a CDS encoding TVP38/TMEM64 family protein, with translation MSQGKKGIMLLTVFCIVITGIGMLLIGGIDPEKLQAWLTKMGIWAPILYIILYIIATLLILPSTPLNLSGGALFGTWWGTFWTTIAAILAAIIAFAFTRTLGRDYVAQKLAGKWEAMDAEMRHGGLFYMLAIRLLPIIPYGIVNFAAGLTSIRFRDYFIGTVIGTVPGIVPFVMMGAGFKSLNQGDIFPLLCALTLTAMLAGVAAWYRRRRQPPVFSERDSQEATVNHDN, from the coding sequence ATGTCCCAAGGAAAAAAAGGCATTATGTTATTGACAGTTTTCTGTATTGTTATTACAGGAATTGGTATGTTATTGATTGGGGGAATTGACCCAGAAAAATTACAAGCTTGGTTAACCAAAATGGGAATTTGGGCGCCCATTCTGTACATTATTCTTTATATTATCGCTACTTTACTGATTTTACCCTCAACTCCCCTAAATTTAAGCGGTGGCGCATTATTTGGTACTTGGTGGGGAACATTTTGGACAACTATTGCAGCGATTTTAGCTGCTATTATCGCTTTTGCCTTCACTCGCACTTTAGGAAGAGACTATGTTGCCCAAAAATTAGCCGGAAAATGGGAAGCAATGGATGCAGAAATGCGTCACGGAGGCTTATTTTATATGTTGGCTATTCGCTTACTCCCCATTATTCCCTATGGTATCGTCAATTTTGCGGCTGGATTAACCTCTATTCGCTTTCGAGATTATTTCATTGGTACAGTCATCGGAACCGTCCCTGGAATTGTTCCTTTTGTCATGATGGGGGCCGGGTTTAAATCTCTTAATCAAGGCGATATTTTTCCTCTACTATGTGCCCTGACGTTAACGGCTATGTTAGCCGGAGTCGCAGCTTGGTATCGTCGTCGTCGTCAACCTCCTGTTTTTTCTGAGAGAGATAGCCAAGAAGCAACAGTCAACCATGACAATTAA
- a CDS encoding creatininase family protein, producing MMHGFIPPNRFFPYLTWAEIQSISDPESVVIIQPVGSIEQHGYHLPIIVDSAIGMGVLGKALEKLKPEIPAYSLPCLYYGKSNEHWHFPGTITLSATTLLTILMEVADNLYRSGFRKLVLMNSHGGQPQIMEIAARDIHQKYEDFLVFPLFTWRVPNIASELLTEKELEYGIHAGDAETSLLLSLLPNQVNMEKAVKEYPQGLPENSLLSMEGKLPFAWLTKELTKSGVMGDATVATKEKGDKLLESLSDSWVQLIENIYQFRQPQF from the coding sequence ATGATGCACGGTTTTATTCCTCCTAACCGCTTTTTTCCTTATCTAACTTGGGCTGAAATTCAATCGATTTCTGATCCAGAAAGTGTTGTTATCATACAACCTGTTGGGTCAATTGAACAACATGGATACCATTTACCAATTATCGTTGATTCTGCCATTGGCATGGGGGTTTTAGGAAAGGCATTAGAAAAACTTAAGCCAGAAATTCCCGCGTATTCTTTACCCTGTTTATACTATGGAAAATCTAACGAACATTGGCATTTTCCAGGGACAATTACCCTAAGTGCCACAACCCTTTTAACAATTTTAATGGAAGTGGCTGATAATCTTTATCGTTCTGGATTTCGCAAACTGGTTTTAATGAACTCCCATGGTGGACAACCCCAAATTATGGAAATTGCAGCGCGGGATATTCACCAAAAATACGAAGACTTTTTAGTCTTTCCTTTATTTACTTGGCGCGTTCCTAATATTGCTTCAGAATTACTAACAGAAAAAGAGTTAGAATATGGCATTCATGCGGGTGATGCAGAAACCAGTCTTTTACTTTCTTTATTACCCAATCAAGTTAACATGGAAAAAGCCGTTAAGGAATATCCTCAAGGATTACCCGAAAATAGTTTATTAAGTATGGAAGGAAAATTACCCTTTGCTTGGTTAACCAAAGAACTAACTAAAAGCGGAGTCATGGGAGATGCTACCGTAGCAACTAAAGAAAAAGGCGATAAACTATTAGAATCTCTTTCTGACAGTTGGGTTCAATTAATTGAAAATATCTATCAATTTCGTCAACCACAATTTTAA
- a CDS encoding CocE/NonD family hydrolase — MLKVKQKTLSMTTRDNIRLDADVYYPDSLDSFPILLMRQPYGRKIASTVVYAHPIWYASQGYIVVIQDVRGRGTSQGKFTLFSHEIEDGVDSINWVSEFPNSTGEVGMYGFSYQGMTQLYAASASPQALKVLAPAMIAYNLYHDWAYENGAFCLQANLGWAIQLAAETAKLKGDTIAFQKLYEASRNLPLFDAIPANPSILQELAPDSFYHDWLNHPYYDDYWANLSPKNLLKKIDLPMLHIGGWFDPYLRGTINLYQEMKTRSQFPQPLIIGPWAHLPWSRKVGSIDYTQEAISPIDKIQIEWFNYFLKGKEREFLNQPSICLFEMGSNHWKFFDLFPKNKPISYYLFSEGLASIREDDGKLVHSPESLPITDTIVHDPWRPIPSLGGHPSIPSGSFERSTIDSRSDILTYTSDPLTEDLTIIGEVLVEAYCTADAPSFDLCAVLSTVDQQGKVYNFTQGYIRVNSQELPIKIPLQATCMRISQDYCIRLSLSGSCFPAYPVNTGTGKSPKDEVLIDAKIITLMINSGGEKASRLNFFTI; from the coding sequence ATGCTTAAAGTTAAGCAAAAAACCCTATCAATGACCACAAGGGATAATATTCGTCTTGATGCTGATGTTTATTATCCCGATAGTTTAGACTCTTTTCCCATTCTCTTAATGCGTCAACCCTATGGAAGAAAAATTGCTTCTACTGTGGTTTATGCTCATCCAATCTGGTATGCTTCTCAAGGCTATATCGTCGTGATTCAAGATGTGAGAGGACGGGGAACCTCTCAAGGAAAATTTACACTTTTTTCCCATGAAATTGAGGATGGAGTAGATAGTATTAATTGGGTTTCTGAATTTCCCAATAGTACAGGGGAAGTAGGAATGTATGGCTTTTCCTATCAAGGAATGACTCAATTATACGCTGCTTCTGCTTCTCCCCAAGCTTTAAAAGTGCTTGCTCCCGCGATGATTGCCTATAATTTATATCACGATTGGGCTTATGAAAATGGGGCTTTTTGTTTACAAGCTAACCTGGGGTGGGCGATTCAATTAGCAGCAGAAACTGCTAAATTAAAAGGTGATACTATTGCTTTTCAGAAATTATATGAAGCCTCCAGAAATTTACCTTTATTTGATGCTATTCCCGCTAACCCTAGTATTCTTCAAGAATTAGCTCCAGATTCATTTTATCATGACTGGTTAAACCATCCCTATTATGATGATTATTGGGCTAATTTATCGCCTAAAAATCTGCTGAAAAAAATTGATTTGCCTATGTTACATATTGGAGGATGGTTTGATCCTTATTTACGGGGTACTATCAATTTATATCAAGAGATGAAAACCCGTAGTCAATTCCCTCAACCTCTTATTATTGGACCGTGGGCACATCTTCCCTGGAGTCGAAAAGTAGGCTCAATTGATTATACTCAAGAAGCTATTAGTCCTATTGACAAAATACAGATTGAGTGGTTTAATTATTTCCTAAAAGGTAAGGAACGAGAGTTTTTAAATCAACCTTCTATCTGTTTATTTGAAATGGGCAGTAATCACTGGAAATTTTTTGATTTGTTCCCTAAAAATAAGCCGATTTCCTACTATTTATTCAGTGAAGGATTAGCGAGTATTCGAGAAGATGACGGAAAATTAGTACATTCTCCAGAAAGTTTACCTATTACTGATACTATTGTTCATGACCCTTGGCGGCCTATTCCTTCTTTGGGAGGTCATCCTAGTATACCATCGGGCTCTTTTGAGCGATCAACTATTGATAGTCGTAGTGATATTTTAACCTATACTTCTGACCCCTTAACAGAAGATTTAACAATCATTGGTGAGGTTTTAGTTGAGGCATATTGCACCGCAGATGCACCCAGTTTTGATCTATGCGCTGTGTTATCGACAGTTGATCAACAAGGGAAAGTTTATAATTTTACTCAAGGATATATTCGGGTTAATTCGCAGGAATTACCCATTAAAATCCCTTTGCAAGCAACTTGTATGAGAATTAGTCAAGACTATTGTATCAGATTGAGTTTAAGTGGTTCATGTTTTCCCGCTTATCCAGTAAATACAGGGACAGGAAAGTCACCTAAAGATGAAGTATTAATCGATGCTAAAATCATTACCTTAATGATTAATTCTGGAGGTGAAAAAGCTTCAAGGCTAAACTTTTTTACGATTTAA